The Dermacentor albipictus isolate Rhodes 1998 colony chromosome 2, USDA_Dalb.pri_finalv2, whole genome shotgun sequence genome has a segment encoding these proteins:
- the SrpRbeta gene encoding signal recognition particle receptor subunit beta, with amino-acid sequence MAEDATSKSARMDLNNNLLPMNPSLLYVIIALIVVLITTLIFFQRRKNLRRAVLIVGLSDAGKTLLFSQLVARKKVETYTSIKENKASYEVPKKGSLNLIDLPGNDRMRARFLDQFKGLARAVVFVVDSVNFPREVRDVAEFLYNLLCDPVISQHCPPFMIVCNKQDEAMAKSSKVIQSQLEKEMNVLRTTQISALESTEGQANNNTFLGKRGKDFQFSDVRPIVVDFMEYSAEASEDAQLSALKSWLAKVA; translated from the exons ATGGCAGAGGACGCGACGTCGAAGTCTGCGCGCATGGACTTAAATAACAATTTATTACCGATGAATCCGTCATTACTGTATGTTATTATCGCCTTAATCGTAGTGCTCATTACAACAC TAATATTCTTCCAACGaagaaaaaatcttcggcgcgcAGTGCTGATCGTGGGACTGTCAGATGCCGGCAAGACGCTGTTGTTTTCTCAG CTTGTAGCTCGCAAGAAGGTCGAAACTTACACCTCAATCAAAGAGAACAAGGCGTCGTATGAAGTGCCCAAGAAA GGTTCTCTCAACCTTATTGATCTGCCTGGCAATGATAGAATGAGAGCCAGGTTTCTTGACCAATTCAAGGGGCTGGCAAG GgctgttgtttttgttgtggACAGCGTTAACTTTCCACGGGAGGTTCGGGATGTGGCAga ATTCCTGTATAATCTCTTATGTGACCCTGTCATCTCACAGCATTGCCCACCCTTTATGATTGTATGCAACAAGCAAG ACGAGGCTATGGCGAAGTCATCCAAGGTGATCCAGTCACAACTGGAGAAGGAAAT GAATGTTCTCAGGACTACACAGATTTCTGCACTGGAGTCTACAGAGGGGCAGGCTAATAACAACACATTCCTAGGCAAGAGAGGGAAGGACTTCCAGTTTTCAGACGTTCGTCCGATTGTAGTTGACTTCATGGAATACAGCGCCGAGGCGTCGGAGGATGCCCAGCTGTCGGCACTCAAAAGCTGGCTGGCCAAGGTGGCATAG